GTTTTGAAAAAGGTGCCGCTAATAGCAATACTTCGACAACGATATTAAAACGGCAGTTGGAAAACCCAGATGTACATATTATCATTACGACCATACAGAAACTGGCTACTTTTATAAAAAAGAATCCGGGACATGAGGTATATATGAAGCACATCGTCATTATTTTTGATGAGTGTCATCGCAGTCAGTTTGGCGATATGCATACAGCGATTGTAAAGAATTTTAAAAAGTATCATTTGTTTGGATTTACGGGGACGCCGATTTTTTCTGTAAATGCAGGTAAAGCAAAGAATCCGGGATTTTTTACCACAGAACAGACCTTCGGGGATCAGCTTCACAGTTATACAATTGTTGACGCAATCAATGATAAAAATGTTCTTCCCTTTAGAGTTGATTATATTAAAACAATGGATGAAGAGGAAGAAATTACAGATGAAATGGTTTGGGATATTAACCGCGAAAAGGTTATGATGGCGCCTGAACGTATCCACATTGTGACACAGTATATACTGGAACATTTTGATCAGAAAACATATCGCGGGGATAAAACCTACATATATAATACGCTGACAAATATTTCGGAGGTAGCTTCTGCCAGACAGGATGAAGTCGAGGAAGTTAAGAGAAAACAGCGGATCAATGGTTTTAACTCTATTTTTGCGGTGTCAAGTGTGCCGATGGCAAAACTTTATTATCAGGAATTTAAAAAACAGATGGCAGCAGACCCAACCAAAAGGTTACGTGTTGCGACTATTTTCAGTTATGGTGCAAATGAGGAAGAAGCAGATGGTATTCTGGATGAAGAAAATTCGGAAGATACGTCTGCACTTGATCAGCCATCCAGAGATTTCCTTGAAGAAGCTATCAAGGATTACAATGAAATGTTTCACACAAACTACGATACATCCAGTGACAAATTTCAGAATTATTATAAGGATGTATCCCTTCGCATGAAGAATAAGGAATTGGATATTCTGATTGTGGTAAATATGTTCCTCACAGGTTTTGATGCCACGACTATGAATACGTTGTGGGTGGACAAGAATTTGAAAATGCATGGACTGATACAGGCATTTTCCCGCACCAACCGTATTTTGAATTCCATTAAGACTTTTGGAAATATTGTGTGTTTTCGAAATCTGCAAAAACGTGTGGACAATGCGATTTCCTTGTTTGGAGATAAAAATGCCGGAGGTATTGTCTTATTACAAAGTTTTAAAGATTATTATTATGGTTATGAGTCTGTTGACGGAAAGCAAATGCCTGGTTATGTGGATATGATAGAAGAATTGAACAGAAAGTTTTCTTTGTCAGAACCACAGATTATCGGAGAACAGAGACAAAAAGAATTTATTGCTTTGTTTGGCGCAATTTTACGCATGAGAAACCTGTTGCTTTCCTTTGATGAGTTTAAGGGAAACGAACAGATTTCGGAGCGTGACTTACAGGATTACCTTGGCCGTTATCAGGATTTGCGGGATGAATGGAAACGCAGGCGCAAGAAGAGCACAGATATTACAGATGATGTTGTATTTGAAATTGAATTGATCCGACAAATAGAAATCAATATTGATTATATTTTGATGCTTGTAAAAAAGTATCATGATACGCATTGTGAGGATAAGGAAGTATTGATAACCATCAATAAGGCGATCGATGCCAGCCCGGAGCTGCGCAGTAAAAAACAGCTTATTGAAACTTTTATTGCAGGGATCAATGATGTGGATGATATTATGCATGAGTGGCATGAATATGTGGTAGAGCAGCGTAACCATGATCTTGAACAGATTATTGCTGAAGAGAGATTAAAGCCAGAGGATACGAGAAAGTTTATGGAAAACTCATTTCGAGATGGAGAAATCAAAACAGCAGGGACAGATATTGACAAAATTATGCCGCCAATTTCGCGTTTTGGCGGGGGAAGAGAAAAGAAGAAGCAGGGAGTTATTGATAAATTGAAAAATTTCTTCGAGAAATATTTTGGCATTGGTGGCTCATCAACTTTTGTGCAGGAAGGACAGAGACTGGTAACGTATGATTTTGAAAATCATAGGGAAGTATCAAAGGTAGCGGAACCAGAAGTGCCTTATGGAAGTGATTTCAAACAGAAGGGAGAAAAGAAGTAATATAATGGCGATAACAGAAAATGAACTTATTCGAAAGGCATTGTCGTTATATCCGTATATACAGAATCAAACGATATCACATGGACGTGCAGCGGAACTGCTAGGAATCAGAAAATCAGAGTTGATTGAGCTGTATGATAAGCTGGGCTATTCTTATTTGGATATGATCTGGGATGAGTTAGATGATGAATTGAATACGTTCAGACGACTAAAATCGGATCCACCACTGATGCCGGGGAGGAAAATCCATGAAAATAAGAATTACTTTTGAGAGGCCATATTTCGAGGAAGAAACTATCCTTGCACTGACGTCCCATGATCTGGATGATTTTTATGTGGAAGCGAACGAGGTGGATCGCCTGAATCTGTTTTTTGTGCTGGAAACATCTCTGCACAGGTTTCAAAGGGAAAACCGCAGGAAAGCGGCTGCACGCTGCGCCTTTCTCATGGCGTATTATCTGTTCGTTCCCCTGACGCCTCCGGCTTCGTCGGAACTGGCGAGGTTTTATATCGACCAGGCGCTGGCATGGGAGGATACGCCGGAGTACCGCCAGTGGAAAAAACTGATAGAAGAAGGAAATTGAAACTGATATAAGGAGATTTTAACATCAGAAGATTTTATTAAGAAAAGGAGCTATCACATGAAAGTATTATTATTGAACGGAAGTCCGCGAAAAAGCGGCAACACATCCATCGCACTGGAGGAAATGAGAAAAGTATTTGAAGCAGAGGGGGTAGAGGTAGAGATTGTCCAGGTGGGGAATCAGGCTGTCCGGGGCTGCGTCGCCTGTGGCGGCTGCGGAAAACTGGGGAAATGTGTGTTTGATGATGTGGTCAACGAACTGGCGCCCAAATTTGAGGCGGCAGACGGTCTTGTGGCTGCCAGCCCGGTCTATTATGCCTCGGCCAATGCGACGTTGATCGCGGTGCTGGATCGGCTGTTTTACAGCACCCACTTTGACAAAACGATGAAAGTCGGGGCAAGTGTGGTCTGTGCACGGCGCGGTGGATGTTCGGCTACCTTTGATGAGCTGAACAAGTATTTTACCATATCCAATATGCCGATCGCGTCCAGCCAGTACTGGAACTTGATCCATGGCCGAACCCAGGGAGAAGCGGCGATGGATGAAGAAGGCAGGCAGACGATGCGTGTGCTGGCAAGAAACATGACATTTCTGATGAAAAGTATTGCTTTGGGAAAAGAAGCGTTTGGACTGCCGGAAACGGAAGAACGGGTGGCAACAAATTTTATCCGGTAGGGAATGCAAAAGAGTGTTGCAAGGATGGACTCTCTGTGTTACACTCTTAAAGTCAGACAAAGGGAATGAGATTCTCCCTAAGTAAAATTTACTTGAACCGCTTATTAAGCTGATGACTTCTGCGATAAAAAGAACGCAGATAGTCTCAGCTTTTTCTGCGTTTAAAGGAGGATTTTTATGTTATTGAGTGTTTCACTGATCCTGATTGTAGGCATGTCTATGGGGTGGATATGCCAGAGACTCAAATTGCCGGGGCTGCTTGGCATGTTGATGACGGGCATGATCCTGGGGCCTTATGCTCTGGGGCTTCTGGATGGGAGCATCCTTGGTATCTCGTCGGAGCTTCGCAAAATGGCGCTGATCATCATATTGACGCGGGCAGGCCTGGGGCTGGATCTGTTGGGGCTGAAAAAGATGGGAAGGTCGGCAGTGCTCATGTGTTTTGTCCCGGCGAGCTTTGAACTGCTGGGGATGCTTTTCCTTGCACCGAAGCTGCTGGGCATCACATGGCTGGAAGCTGCCGTCATGGGAGCTGTGCTGGCGGCGGTTTCCCCTGCG
Above is a window of Oscillospiraceae bacterium NTUH-002-81 DNA encoding:
- a CDS encoding type I restriction endonuclease subunit R; its protein translation is MSYFNIVAETSENTVVTEYEPMKKHSDSYQSEAELEQEFIRLLCEQGYEYLPIHTENDLIANLRRMLEKLNHYQFSDTEWDAFFKNIVANPNEHIVEKTRKIQEDNVQVLIRDDGSSKNITLIDKKNIHNNRLQVINQYRVNAATGNNGGSLGCAIGTENGAKYDNRYDVTVLVNGLPLVHIELKRRGVAIREAFNQINRYQRDSFWAGSGLYEYIQIFVISNGTNTKYYSNSTRRNAEKEQEKRGASKTKTSNSFEFTCFWADANNRVIPDLIDFTKTFFSKHTILNILTKYCIFTSEDMLMVMRPYQITATERILNRIEIANNYKKYGSVAGGGYIWHTTGSGKTLTSFKTARLASKLPYIDKVLFVVDRKDLDYQTMKEYDRFEKGAANSNTSTTILKRQLENPDVHIIITTIQKLATFIKKNPGHEVYMKHIVIIFDECHRSQFGDMHTAIVKNFKKYHLFGFTGTPIFSVNAGKAKNPGFFTTEQTFGDQLHSYTIVDAINDKNVLPFRVDYIKTMDEEEEITDEMVWDINREKVMMAPERIHIVTQYILEHFDQKTYRGDKTYIYNTLTNISEVASARQDEVEEVKRKQRINGFNSIFAVSSVPMAKLYYQEFKKQMAADPTKRLRVATIFSYGANEEEADGILDEENSEDTSALDQPSRDFLEEAIKDYNEMFHTNYDTSSDKFQNYYKDVSLRMKNKELDILIVVNMFLTGFDATTMNTLWVDKNLKMHGLIQAFSRTNRILNSIKTFGNIVCFRNLQKRVDNAISLFGDKNAGGIVLLQSFKDYYYGYESVDGKQMPGYVDMIEELNRKFSLSEPQIIGEQRQKEFIALFGAILRMRNLLLSFDEFKGNEQISERDLQDYLGRYQDLRDEWKRRRKKSTDITDDVVFEIELIRQIEINIDYILMLVKKYHDTHCEDKEVLITINKAIDASPELRSKKQLIETFIAGINDVDDIMHEWHEYVVEQRNHDLEQIIAEERLKPEDTRKFMENSFRDGEIKTAGTDIDKIMPPISRFGGGREKKKQGVIDKLKNFFEKYFGIGGSSTFVQEGQRLVTYDFENHREVSKVAEPEVPYGSDFKQKGEKK
- a CDS encoding flavodoxin family protein — protein: MKVLLLNGSPRKSGNTSIALEEMRKVFEAEGVEVEIVQVGNQAVRGCVACGGCGKLGKCVFDDVVNELAPKFEAADGLVAASPVYYASANATLIAVLDRLFYSTHFDKTMKVGASVVCARRGGCSATFDELNKYFTISNMPIASSQYWNLIHGRTQGEAAMDEEGRQTMRVLARNMTFLMKSIALGKEAFGLPETEERVATNFIR